Proteins from a single region of Chryseobacterium sp. T16E-39:
- a CDS encoding GxxExxY protein encodes MITQSYLTDLTYKVNGACIEVHKILGPGLLESVYHKCLEEELQLRNIRFKTQLKIPVIYKGKELECEFFCDFLIEDLIVVELKAVAELNDIHRAQILNYINLMKKPKGILVNFNVKNLYHEGQETFVNQYYSMLF; translated from the coding sequence ATGATTACGCAATCTTACTTAACCGATTTGACTTATAAAGTAAATGGAGCTTGCATAGAAGTTCACAAAATATTGGGTCCCGGTTTATTGGAAAGTGTATATCATAAATGCTTAGAAGAGGAATTGCAATTACGAAATATCCGTTTCAAGACCCAGCTAAAAATCCCTGTAATATACAAAGGCAAAGAGCTGGAATGTGAATTCTTCTGCGACTTTTTGATTGAAGATCTCATTGTTGTAGAATTAAAAGCAGTTGCTGAGTTAAATGATATTCATCGTGCTCAAATTCTTAACTATATTAATTTAATGAAAAAACCCAAAGGCATATTAGTTAATTTTAATGTAAAAAATTTGTACCACGAAGGTCAGGAAACGTTTGTAAACCAATATTACAGCATGCTTTTTTGA
- the fahA gene encoding fumarylacetoacetase has protein sequence MKSFVEYSSNSDFSIHNIPFGVAVFNKEYIGCCTRIGDQVVDLASLYDLGYFEDITGLEDNVFEAYTLNEFIELGKPVTNAVRAKIQELLQEGSTLSKDQKTIEDAFYDLDKVRMIMPIHIPNYTDFYSSIEHATNVGKMFRDPANALLPNWKHLPVGYHGRASSIVISGTDINRPKGQTKPADAEKPIFGASKQLDFELEMAFIINKNTDMGESVSTKEAEDAIFGMVIFNDWSARDIQAWEYVPLGPFLGKNFGSSISPWVVTLEALAPFRTTSPAQDPEVLDYLKFEGDKNYDINLEVYLQPENGEENLICESNYKFMYWNMTQQLAHHTINGCNLEVGDLYASGTISGSDPKSFGSMLELSWKGQNPIQLNNGQERKFIEDNDTVTMKAWAEKDGVRVGFGEVSGKIIPTL, from the coding sequence ATGAAATCATTTGTAGAGTACTCCTCAAATTCAGACTTTTCTATACATAATATTCCTTTTGGAGTAGCCGTTTTCAATAAAGAATATATTGGATGTTGCACAAGAATCGGAGATCAGGTTGTGGATCTTGCCAGTTTATATGATCTGGGCTATTTTGAAGACATCACAGGACTTGAAGACAATGTCTTTGAAGCTTATACCTTAAACGAATTTATCGAACTGGGAAAACCGGTTACCAATGCCGTTCGTGCTAAAATTCAGGAATTATTACAGGAAGGCTCCACTTTATCAAAAGATCAGAAAACAATAGAAGATGCTTTTTATGATCTGGACAAAGTAAGAATGATCATGCCGATCCACATTCCAAATTATACGGATTTCTACAGCAGTATAGAACACGCAACCAATGTTGGAAAAATGTTCCGTGATCCTGCCAACGCCTTACTACCTAACTGGAAACATTTACCGGTGGGCTACCACGGTAGAGCATCGTCCATCGTTATTTCAGGAACAGATATCAACCGACCAAAAGGACAGACAAAACCCGCAGATGCAGAGAAACCAATCTTTGGAGCTTCCAAACAACTGGACTTTGAATTAGAAATGGCTTTTATCATCAATAAAAATACCGATATGGGCGAAAGTGTTTCCACAAAAGAGGCAGAAGACGCTATATTCGGGATGGTTATTTTCAATGACTGGTCTGCAAGAGATATTCAGGCTTGGGAATATGTTCCACTAGGACCATTTTTAGGTAAAAACTTTGGTTCATCTATTTCTCCATGGGTTGTTACTTTAGAAGCCCTGGCTCCTTTCAGAACTACCTCCCCTGCACAGGACCCTGAAGTTTTAGATTATTTAAAATTTGAAGGTGACAAAAACTATGATATCAATCTTGAAGTTTACTTACAGCCTGAGAACGGAGAAGAAAATCTAATCTGTGAGAGTAATTATAAGTTTATGTATTGGAATATGACGCAGCAACTGGCTCACCATACCATCAACGGCTGTAACCTGGAAGTTGGTGACCTGTATGCAAGTGGTACTATTTCAGGAAGTGATCCAAAATCATTTGGCTCTATGCTTGAATTATCATGGAAGGGGCAAAATCCTATCCAGTTAAACAATGGTCAGGAAAGAAAATTCATTGAAGATAACGACACTGTTACCATGAAAGCCTGGGCTGAAAAAGACGGTGTAAGAGTAGGCTTTGGTGAAGTTTCAGGAAAAATAATTCCAACGTTATAA
- the hppD gene encoding 4-hydroxyphenylpyruvate dioxygenase produces the protein MSTLTFAEKIAQAENFLPINGTDYIEFYVGNAKQAAHFYKTAFGFQSVAYAGPETGVRDRASYVLQQGKIRLILTTGLSSESPINEHVKKHGDGVKVLALWVDDAYKAFEETTKRGGKPYLEPVTLTDEHGEVRMSGIYTYGETVHMFVERKNYTGPFMPGYEKWESAYQPEDAGLLYVDHCVGNVDWNRMLPTVEWYEKVMGFVNILSFDDKQINTEYSALMSKVMSNGNGFAKFPINEPAEGKKKSQVEEYLDFYEGEGVQHIAVATRDIIHTVTELKKRGVEFLSAPPEAYYDMVPERVGHIDEDLKKLQDLGILIDHDEEGYLLQIFTKPVEDRPTLFFEIIERHGAQSFGAGNFKALFEALEREQDKRGNL, from the coding sequence ATGTCAACACTTACATTTGCCGAAAAAATCGCTCAAGCAGAGAATTTTTTGCCAATTAATGGCACAGATTACATTGAGTTTTATGTAGGAAATGCTAAACAGGCTGCTCATTTTTATAAAACCGCTTTTGGTTTTCAGTCTGTAGCATACGCTGGTCCTGAAACAGGAGTAAGAGATCGTGCTTCTTATGTTCTTCAACAGGGAAAAATAAGATTAATCTTAACGACAGGACTCTCTTCTGAATCACCAATCAATGAGCATGTAAAAAAACACGGAGATGGAGTAAAGGTTTTAGCACTTTGGGTGGATGACGCTTACAAAGCTTTTGAGGAAACTACAAAAAGAGGGGGTAAACCTTATCTAGAGCCTGTAACCTTAACTGACGAACATGGTGAGGTAAGAATGTCCGGAATCTATACGTACGGAGAGACTGTTCACATGTTTGTAGAAAGAAAAAATTATACAGGTCCATTTATGCCTGGTTATGAAAAATGGGAAAGTGCATATCAACCTGAAGATGCGGGATTATTGTATGTAGACCATTGTGTAGGAAATGTAGATTGGAACAGAATGCTTCCGACTGTAGAATGGTATGAAAAAGTAATGGGATTTGTAAATATCCTTTCTTTTGATGACAAACAGATCAATACGGAATATTCAGCGTTGATGTCTAAGGTAATGTCGAACGGAAACGGATTCGCTAAATTCCCTATCAACGAACCAGCGGAAGGAAAGAAAAAATCTCAGGTAGAGGAATATCTTGATTTCTATGAAGGTGAAGGTGTTCAGCATATCGCGGTTGCGACAAGAGACATTATCCACACTGTAACAGAACTTAAAAAAAGAGGGGTAGAATTCCTTTCTGCTCCACCAGAAGCCTATTACGATATGGTTCCTGAAAGAGTAGGTCACATCGATGAGGATCTTAAAAAATTACAGGATTTAGGTATACTTATTGATCATGATGAAGAAGGATATCTTTTACAAATCTTCACTAAGCCGGTAGAAGACCGTCCTACCCTTTTCTTTGAAATTATTGAAAGACATGGTGCACAAAGCTTCGGAGCTGGTAATTTCAAAGCATTATTTGAAGCATTAGAAAGAGAACAGGATAAAAGAGGAAATCTATAA
- a CDS encoding flavin reductase family protein: MKTVIPSEITAVQLQTIMQTAVAPRPIALASTVDKNGVINLSPFSFFNMFSTVPPILIFSPSRRVRDNTTKHTLENVLEVPEVVIGTVNFPIVQQISLASTEYEGGVNEFIKSGLTMKDADLVQPKLIEECPVNFECKVLEIKSLGDQGGAGNLVICEVQKIHIREEYLNEQGNLDQAKLDMVARLGGNWYSRNNGDNLFEVPKPLVTKGIGFDLLPDAIKLSKIFTGNDLGMLANIEVLPSENCHADEDIHKKAQEFLLNNNIEEAWRILVL; this comes from the coding sequence ATGAAAACAGTTATACCATCAGAAATAACCGCCGTTCAATTACAAACAATCATGCAGACTGCTGTTGCACCCCGACCAATTGCGTTGGCTTCAACAGTAGATAAAAATGGGGTTATTAATTTATCACCATTCAGCTTTTTTAATATGTTCAGTACGGTTCCTCCTATCCTGATTTTTTCACCATCAAGAAGAGTTCGTGACAATACCACAAAACATACCCTGGAAAATGTTTTAGAAGTCCCGGAAGTCGTGATTGGAACCGTTAACTTTCCAATAGTACAGCAGATCTCTTTAGCTTCAACGGAATATGAAGGTGGAGTAAATGAATTTATCAAATCCGGACTTACGATGAAGGATGCAGACCTGGTGCAACCAAAACTCATAGAGGAGTGCCCGGTTAATTTTGAATGCAAAGTTTTAGAGATTAAATCTTTGGGAGATCAGGGAGGTGCTGGAAATCTTGTCATCTGTGAAGTTCAAAAAATTCATATCAGAGAAGAATATTTGAATGAACAAGGAAATCTTGATCAGGCAAAACTGGATATGGTAGCCCGTTTGGGTGGAAACTGGTATTCCAGAAATAATGGGGATAATCTTTTTGAAGTTCCCAAGCCTCTCGTAACAAAAGGAATTGGTTTTGATCTACTTCCTGATGCAATAAAATTAAGTAAAATCTTTACTGGAAATGATCTGGGAATGCTCGCTAACATTGAGGTTTTACCATCAGAAAACTGCCATGCAGATGAAGATATCCATAAAAAAGCCCAGGAGTTTTTATTGAATAATAACATTGAAGAAGCCTGGAGAATTTTAGTACTTTAA